From Cumulibacter manganitolerans:
CAGGGACGACGAGCAGTAGCGGGTGACGGTCGCGCCGGGGACGGTGTCCCAGCCCAGCAGCACCGACACGACGCGCGCCATGTTGAACCCCTGCTGGCCGCCCGGCAGGCCGCAGCCCAGCAGCAGGTCGTCGACCATCTCCGGCTTCAGCGCGGGGACCTTGTCCATGGCGGCCTGCACGGCCAGCGCCGTCAGGTCGTCGGGGCGGAAGCTCGCGAGCGAGCCCTTCACGGCACGACCGATGGGCGTGCGAGCGGTAGCGACAATGACAGCTTCAGGCAACTTTGCTCCTCGGTTGGGTGTCCCGGGACGCGCCGAGGCGGCGACGCCCGGTGATGCCCCCATCCTAGGCAGGGACCGCGGCGGACCCAACAGCCGGACCGAATCTGATTCGGTCGTCCTACAGGATGGGACGGCGTTCGCGGGCCACCGCGCGGACGGCGGGCGCGATCGCGTCGGCGATGATCCGGTAGCCGTCGGCCGACGGGTGGAAGCCGTCCTCGGCGAACAGCCCCCGGTCACCGGCGAAGGACGTCCCGGTGGCCGCGACGAGGTCCACCACCTCCGAGCCGCTCTGCCGGGCCCCGGCCGCCTGCGCGGCGGCGATGCGGCGCGATCGCCAGCCCCAGAGCGCGCGCAGCGGCTGGGCCACGCACGGCGCCGTGCCGAGGTCGGCGGTGGTCGCGAGGACGACGCGGCCGCCCCGGTTGGCCAGCGCGGCGGTGAGGCGGTAGGTCGCGTGCTCGACCTCGGCCGACCGGCTCCAGGCGCACACGTCCATCGCGCCCAGGACGACGATCGCGAGGTCGTACGGGTCGGCCTCGGACGTGATCAGCGCCCGCGAGGCCTGGATCTTGACGTCGGCCGTCAGGGAGTTGGGGACCGCGACGCTGCGCGCCTGCACGCGATAGCCCGCCCGGGCCAGCATCCCGGTCAGCCGCCCGGCCGGCGAGCGGCTGCTGTCGCCGGCGCCGACGCCGGCCGCGAAGCTGTCGCCGAGGATCACCACGCGCAGCAGCGGCCCCGTCGCCGGGCCCTGCTCGGCCGGCAGGTCGGGCGCCGAGCGC
This genomic window contains:
- a CDS encoding GDSL-type esterase/lipase family protein — translated: MNPQQLARSIALGAAATAFATSVGAVGVVATQLLTARRRAALDPRSAPDLPAEQGPATGPLLRVVILGDSFAAGVGAGDSSRSPAGRLTGMLARAGYRVQARSVAVPNSLTADVKIQASRALITSEADPYDLAIVVLGAMDVCAWSRSAEVEHATYRLTAALANRGGRVVLATTADLGTAPCVAQPLRALWGWRSRRIAAAQAAGARQSGSEVVDLVAATGTSFAGDRGLFAEDGFHPSADGYRIIADAIAPAVRAVARERRPIL